CTCACCTGCCATCACGGTCCCAGTCATATACTTCCACCTTGATGGCTCTGCAAGGCAGAGGGGGGGGTCACCgacacccccaaatcccaacctcctcccccccctcccctgggCACCCGTCACACACAACCCCCCGCTCCCTGTGGGATTTGTTTTGACGCCTCTGTGGgctttttcctgcttccttctcctcctcaggATATTTTTATCCATCGTTGCCACAGCAACATTCAACATGGGGCCAAAGCAGTGTGAAGAGATTTTTGCCAGGACAGTAGCTGATGACACTGGTTTGGgattggggggggggaggaatAGCTCGGTGACAGCTGCGATGCCCATTGCTCAGATGGGTAAACTGAGGCAAAAGGGCAAAAGCGGGTAACActgggggggcagggggggcgGGGGTGTGCTACTGGTACCACAGAGACAGGGGAAGGGGTTCTGGGAGTTGAGGTGGCCACAGAGGGTGTCTCATGGGGCCACAGAGAAGGTGGATGGACAGCAGGGGGTCCCGAGGTACCACAGAGATGAGGAGAAGGGGGTAAAGAGGGTCCTGAGGTACCACAGACACAGGGGAAGGGATTCTGGGGTActgcagagagaggggaaggggatCCAGGGGTACCATGGACATGGAGTGAGGGAGGCTCTGAGAGTCCAGAGGTACCACACAGATGGGGACATGGGGTGCAGGGATTCCTGGAGGACCTTGGAGatgggagaaagaaggaaaagggggtCCTGAGGGCCCATAGAGATGGGAGGAAGGGGGTTCTGGGGGTCTCAGAAGACCACAAAGATGGGAGTGCAGGGTGTCCCCGGGTATGACAGAGAGGGGAGAAGGGGGTTCAGGGGTCCTAGTGGACCCTAGAGAtggggggaagagggagaaggaggtCTTTGGGGCCAAagagggggtgcagggggtaGCAGTCCCCTGACACTCACCGGTCATGGTCCCCGTTGCAGAGGGCACGCACAGGAATGGCAAAGGCTGCCCAGACGGGGTTCAGTGTGTTCCGCACCACTTCCGTCTTGTGGCAGATGGTGAAACTGGGGGAAAGACAAGGAGTAAAAGGGAGTCACTCCCCCAGCCCAACAGCCCCCCAATCTGTCACCCCCACAGTGCAGTGAGGATTTTTAGATACTCCCGCCAATGCCAGCCCATGGGGACGTAAGggtgtcctgtgctggggctgagccctcccATGAGGTGTGGGAGGGTCACTGCAGTTTTGAAGGGGGGTCGCTCACGTCCCGTCTTCGTTGCTGCGGTAGAAGACCATGAAGGGGTCAGATTTTCCGAAGAAATCCTTCTTATCCAGCTTGTTGGCGCAGAACTGGAGTGTGGCCACGTCCTGGGGGGTGGAATCGGGGGGGATCATCCACCCTGCACTCCCCTCAGGGGTGGGATCCtttggggcagctgctccatgaGGGAAGGAGGGATCCAGGACAGGCGGGATACAGCGTGAGGATAAACAGCCCACACTCTCATCTGCGGGCTAGTGTGTCTCAGCCAACCCTGATATTCCGGGGTTCCCAAGCTAcgccccctcccctgccccgcCGCAACTCACCCGGCAGTTTCCCAACTCTTCAGCGAGGAGTATGATGGTGCCGCACTTCTTCCCCGGAATGCCACTGCCGGGATGAGATGTGAGCAGAGTGGGGGCACACGTGGTGCCCTGGGGGGTTCCCCCGCGCactgagcaccccaaaactTACACATGGGAGGCAGCCGGGACAGGTCTTCTGCCCCGGGAGTGCATGGTGGCTGTCCccatcctgcagggacacatgCTGAAGGGTGATGGAGGGGATCCCCACCCAATAAAAAGCCCCCCACTCCCAAAAAAAGGAagtctacaaaaaaaaaacccagctccctcccagaTTCCAGCACCCTAAAAAGAAGCTGTTTCTCCCCTCAAAAAAGCCAGTCCCCAAAAGACATTCAGCCCCCCCAAATAGTCAATTCCCACAAAACAAACTGCCCCTGAAAAAGCCAACCCCAAAAAGTCAGACCCTTCCAAAAGCCAGAGCCCCCCTAAAAGCCAGATCCTTCAAAAGgatccttcttttttcccaagaaaaagCCAGACCCATCAAACCCCACCAAAAATGCCACTGTTGGCTCTGGGGTCTGAGTCCATCCTGGGCACACCAAAAGGGACCTAGGGAGACATGAGGACACTGGGACCATGGGGGTTCATGTCAAGGGCTTCtccagggggacatggggacactgagtttcccacttttctccaaaacaCTGGTTTTGGAGaaacccaggattttctccAAAGAGGACATAGTGACCtcagggacactggggcacaAGCAGGACTCATGTCAGGAGCTTCTCCATGGGAGAGGtcatggggacattgggatCAGTGGGGGCGGCAGCTCACATTGGGGGCTTCCCTGGGGCAGAGACAGAGGGACtatgggacactggggacaaggggggCTACCATCAGGAGTTTCTCCAGTGCAGGGCATGGGGACCCTGAGGGAGACACTGGACCACAGTGGAGGCTCAAATGAGGGGTTTcttggggaaagggaggggggagggaggTGGGTGGGGGCAGAGACATGGGGACTCTGGGGTTCGTGTCAGGGGCTTCTCTAGGAAGAACATGGGCATACTGGGGCACAAGAGGGCTCACATCAGGGGCTTTACTGgggtgggacatggggacacttggggaAAGGGGGGGGCTCACGTCAGGGGCTTCTCCAGGCGGCTGCCAGCTGAGCCCACGATCTCCCCCAGGGTGCAGAATGCCTGGCCCAGGAAATCCTGCAGGATCAGGAATACTGGGTGTCACCAGGGGGATGCCCATCCCAGGGaggccaggggagcagggctgactGATCCTGCACTTACATGCTTGGAGAGGTCAGGGCTCTTGGAGTCCACATCATACCTGGGGGCAGAGGGAACATGTAGGCATGGAACAGGAAGGAGGGGCCTtggatgggacagggatgggaacagggatggagacagggatgggatgggatgggatgggagggagacAGGGAGTGGGAGGGATGGAATTAGAGAGGGATGGTACACAAATAGGGATGGATTAGgtgtggggatgggatggggaaaagAATAGCGATAGGATGGGACAAGGAGAGGTaaaggaatgggatgggatgggatgggatgggatgggatgggatgggatgggatggggacaatAGAATGGACAGGGATGAGATGTGGCTagggacaggatgggacagGAACATAATGGGGACTATCCAGTCCAGGATAAGGATGACAATGGGACGGGacaaggatggggacagggatgtgaACAAGGGTGGTAATGGTCCAGGAATGGGGAAAGAACAaggatggggacaaggacaccctgaggggctgtgccagggtggccAGGGGGTGACCCTGGGGGGAAAGGGGGTTGACACTGGGGGTGACACTGGAACCACAGGGGCCACTCACAGGTCAAAGCGCAGATTCTGCCGCTCCTCAAAGCAATAATCAAGGACAAACTTGTGCAGGAAGTCAGGATTCAGGGAATTGTCGATGACCTCAGTCCGGCCAAACTGGGGGATATAGGTACAGTGGGGATAATGGGGTGACAGGAAAAcatggggtggggacagggatatggagacagagggacatggggatgtGGTGATttggacacggggacatggggacataGAGATGATGAGACATGGGGGCATAGGGATGGGAACATGAGAACATGGGCAGGGGGGATAGGGATACAGGGATATGGGGACATGGAGATGCGAAGTCATGGGGGCATAGGGATGAAGACACAGGGACATGAAGACATGGGAACACAGGGATGTGTGAACAGCACCAGAAAACAGGAGTATGGGAATGAGGGTGGGGCATACGATGGGAGCAGTGGGACCTGAGAATGTGGACATGGGGACATACAGATATGGGGACACAGTGACATGGAGACACAGGGACATGACAACATGTGGAcgtggggctggggacatgggaacaTGAGGATATGGGGACATAGCaacatggggacacagggacatgagGACATGAGACTGGGGACATGAGGACACATGTGGGCGGAGGAAGTGGGGCAAGGGTGGGCAGCAGGCCCGGGCCGGGGCACGTGTGGGAAAGGGGTGGGCAGGGGCGGGGAGGGCCCAGGTGCCGCTTTGTGCCTCGGGGCTGTCCCACCCCCTGCTCATTACCCCGCAATTAACACATTGTTAATTACAGGGGGCCTGGCTGCATGCTGACAGCTGATTGGCTGGCTGCCCGGCACCTCGACATGCTCCCCAGATCCCCAGGATGCTGGTTGGCTTATCGCTCTGCCCCCAGGCATTGATTGGAtggctgctgcatcccagaATGCTGATTGTCCAGGTGCTGCATCCGAAGATGCTGATTGCTCACTGGTGACTGGCCAACTGGTTGGCACCCCAACACACTGATTGGCCACCTGGCCATCACCCCAACATGCTGATAGGCCAGAATCTTACATGCTACTTGGCTGGCTGGCTGCCATTACCCCTGACATGCTGATTTGCCATCTGATTGGCACACAGACATGCTGACTATTCATTGCCCCAGCATGCTGATGATTGGTTGGCCAGCTAGCACCCCAACATCTTGATTGGCTGGCTGAGTACACACTAACATGTCAACtggccagctgagcacagcccaaCATGCTGATTGGCTGTCCCCCACCAATCGGGTCACTCACCTCCCGCCATTGGTGGCTGCCAGGGCGCTGCGTGTACAGCACACAGACTGCAGGGGGAGGGGTCAGGGGAGGCAGGcacccccagagacccccaaaaCTCTTAGAGACACCACCATTCCCAGAGAATCCCAAAACTCCCCAGAGAGCCCCCAAAAcacctcagagacacccctgaacccccccaaatccccctaaACTCCCCCAGACACCCCCAAAATACCTCAGAggctccccaaatcccccagagATCTCCAAAACCCAAAAGACCACCCAAAACCCCCAGAGACCCCAACACTCCCCAGTGTTCCCAAAACCCCCAGAACCCTCCAAAATGTCCTTGAGACTCCCAAACCCACATAGAACCACAACAATCCCAGAGACCTCCCAAAACATGTcagagaccccaaaaacccctaGAGACCACAACACTCCCCAGAGACACTGATGCTCCCAGAGACCCCCCAGAAACTCCAGATACTCCCAAAACACCTCAGAGACACCCCCCAACCCCCAGACACCCCCAAGCCCCCCAGAAACCCCAAGCCCCCCAGAAACTCCCCAAAACACCTAAGAGCCAAAACACACCCCATCCCCCCTGCCTCACTCACTTGGGTCCGACTTAgagaaggtgtccctgtccaggagctgcctggggggCAGAGAGGAGTGAGTGTGagagtatgtgtgtgtgtgtgtgtgtgtgtgtgtgtgtgtgtgtgtgtgtgtgtgtgtgaatgtgaGTGTGAATGTGAGTGTGAGCACCTGGCTGTGTCTATGACTGTGTGTACCCGTTGTGCAGTAAGATGTGCCCCAGAGCACACATTGAGGTGCACAACCACAGGTCGTGCCCTGTTGTGACAGGGTGGGTGGCAGGGTGTGCGcagccaggtgtgccccaggacagggattgGCGTGCAAAGCATGTCTGACACGTTGGGGTGCACAGACACATCTGCACAGGGTGCACAGCATGACACATGTTAAGAATGCCAAATGTCAGGGGTACAGTTATGTGTCAGGACACCAAAAAAAGACCTCAGGTTGCAGAGGGAGGGTACAGGGactgcagggtgggcagggggtaCAAGGGATGCAATGGTGCAGTGCAGCCCAGCCGGAGGATTCAGGAGTTTCAGGGTGGGCAAGGGATACCGGGGGTGCAGGGGATACAGGGTCCAACCAGAcccccctgcatccccagaaTCCCCCAAACCCGACCTTCTTGCACTCCCAGTCCCAGAGACCCCCAAATGCCCCCGCATGCCCCCCACTCCCCTCAGTGCCCCACACCCTCAGCACCTTTGGCTTACCCAGTGCCCTTCTGTCCCCACACCAAACACTCCCTGTACTCCCCAGGCTCCCCCACGCCTACCAGCACATTCACATTCCAGTGTCTTCCAGTGATTCTCAGTGCCTCCTAATGCACTTCAGTGCCTCCGGCGCCAGCTGCCCTGCTTCCCAGTCCTTCCCCGTGCTTCCCCGTGCCTCCCAGTGCTCTTCATTGCCGACAGCACCCTGTTCCCTAGTGTCTCCCGGTGACTTCCAGAGCATTTCAGTGCATTCCAGTACATCTCAGCAATTCACACCACCAACTGCTCCCACTCTCCGGTGCATTCCAGTGcctcccagagcatcccatgGGATCTCAATACATCACAGTGCACCCCGGCATCCTTCGACgccagctgctgtggcactcCAGTACCTCCCAATGCGTCTCATTGCGTTCCAGTGCAACCCAGTGCCCTACAAcgccagctgctcccagctctccaatGCTTCCCAGTGCATCCCACGGGATCTCAATGCCTCCCAGTGTACCTCAGCACCCTCCAACGCAGCTCCCCAGTGCTTCCCCGTGCCTCTCTGTGCATCCCAGCACCCTCCAACGGCAGCTACCCCTACATCACAGTGCAACCCAGTGCCCCCCAGCACCTTCCAACGCCAGCATCAGCGCCtccccgcgcccccgccgcccggTGCCGGCtcccgccgcggccccgctaCCTGCAGGACACCGTGAGTTCCACGCGAGTGGCCGGGACGGGACTGGATCCGGTGCCCGGTTCCGAGGCGCCCAGGCCCGCCATGCCCCGAGCTCCGTCGCTGCCCCGACACCGGCAACAGCACCGCGATCGGCTCCGCCTCGGGACCGCCCTTGGCACCGCCCGGGGCTCCCGGCACCGGCTCCGGCCCCTCACCGAAGGACTTGCCCCGGAGTCTTCTTCGGGACCACCCGCCGGGAGACCGGGACCGCCTTTGGCACCGCCCGGGGCTCCCGGCACCGGCCCCGGCCGCGCACCGAGGGAGTGCCCCGGAGTCTTCTTCGCGACCGCCAGCGGGGAGACCGGGACCGGCTCGGGACCGCCCCCGGGATCGTCCCCAGATGCGCGGTACCGCCTCCGGGATCGCCCCCGGGGCTGCCTCCCCTTCCCCGGTACCACCACGGACTGTCGATACTGCCTCCGGGATCGCCCCGAAATTTTCGGAATCACCCCCAGATTCCTGCGATCTACCGTCACACCGCCTCCAGGCCTGCTTCCAAATCCCCGGTACCTCCCGGGCCCGGGGGACCCCTCCCCCTCCGCCTCGGAAACGCCCCCAGATCTCCGGGATGGCCCCCCCCATCAACCCCAGCGCCGCCTCCACAGCCCAGTTCCCCCCTGGAAGCCTGGTACTGCTCTGGGATCCACCCCAGATTCCCGGGATCGCTCCGGGATCAACGCCAAATCCCTTGTACCTCCCCTGACCACTGCCGCCTCCCCCGCATCGCCCGCCGGGCTGCCTCACCATTCCCGGGACCGCCTCGGACCACCGGTACTGTCCCCAGGATAGCTCTCAGATCCTCGGCATCACCTCCAGATCCCCGGCATCAGTCCGAGGAAGTCCGGTGCCTTTCCCTGCATcgtccccagtgccacctccccgTCCTCAGTGCCCCCCGGACGCGGGTACCAAGGATCAGCCCCGGGATCATCCCGAGACCACTGCTACTGCCCTGGGATTGCCCCCGAGGCTGCCTCCAGACGCCGGTACACCACGGACCATTGGTACTACCCCCCGGGATCACCCCCAGACCGGACCCCCGGTGCTCCCTCCCCAGTAGCCCCAGCACCCCTCTGACACTCCTAGTGCGCCCCCCTGTGCCATAGTGACACTCTCGATACCACCCACTCCACAGAATGAAGTCCCAATCCCCCTAGTTCTCCCTTACTCAGAACCTTCCCAGtatccccacagcccctgcaacTGCAGATGCAGAGTCCCCCAGTCCTCTCCTATCCTTCAGTAGGTCCCAGTACCTCCCCTGCACCATTCTGGTaacatccagcagctcccagtacTGTCCCGGGTCCTGCAATGGGCGCAAGGGGGGTGACATCAAGAGCCAGAGGAGGCACCCATTGCTGGGGGGGGTTACCCACTGCTGGGGGGGGAAGCCAGTGTGTGCTGGCTTGAGGACTCCACTGCCAGTTCGAGGCTCCCCAGTGCTGTGTGGGGAGCCCACTCTGGGGGGACAGCACCAAACCCCCCCCTTTCCACCCAAAGCTCAGTGATCCAATGGGTCCATAGTAGAGGGACACTCTGGGTGTCCCAGGAAACTTTGAGGAGACACAGACACAACACAATAGGGGTAAATTTGGGTCTCTGGCATCCACTCTGCATGCCCAGGAACTGGGGCCACTGGCAGCTCCATGTCCCCATGGAGAGACACCCACCCCTCCAAGGGCACCCACAAACCCTTTTCGGGGGGGCTCACAACCTTCCAGACCCCACTATGCCAAAGACATTTCCCCCACCTCCCCCTAAAACCACCACTCTGTGAGGGAGCCCACCACATCCAGCCTCCTTTATTACAAATGAGCAGtacaatttggagggagggcACCCCACACCTCTATCCCGAGGGATATGCCTTGATGACCTTTACATCATCGAGGGGTCGGTCCTGGGAGTTGGTCTCCACCATGGCTAGGCGCCCCAGCACCCCCATTCCTTGGCACACCCTCCCAAAAATGCTGTGCTTCCCATCCAGCCACTGTGCTGGGCCCAGTGTCAGGAAAAATTGGCTTCCATTGGTGTCCGGCCCTGCATTGGCCATTGCCAGAATCCCGGCGCCTGTGAGACATGGGGACGTGTCACATCATGGATGGGGATACAGGGAACATGCCACCCCACAGCCAAGGTTCCAGCATGATAGGGGACATGTCATCCCATGGTAGTATGTCATCTCATGGCCAAGATCCCGGTATCATGGGAAACATGTCACTCCAAGATTGGGATCCTGGAGGGTGTCATCCTATGGCTACGATCCCTGGGACGTGTCACTCCATGGACAGGCTGCAGGTGAACCTGTCACCTGACAGAGGAGTCTTAATGGACATCAGTAACAACTTGCTCCCATTGGTGTCCAGCCCCATACTGGCCATCACCAGGATCCTAGTGCCTGTGGGACATGGGCCAAGGATCGTGGCACCCTGAGGGACATGCCATGCTATGGCCAGGGTCTTGGAGGACATGCCATTTCAGGGATGGGGTCCCAGGGGATATGGAGGACATGCCACCCCATGGATGGGGTCTCAGGGACATGTCATCCCCTGGCTGAGGTTCTGGTGTCATGGGGAAAATGTCATCCAATGGAGAGGTCTTAGGggaacatgaggaagaattgGCTCCTGTTAGTGTCCAGCCTCATGTTGGCCATCGCCAGGATCCTGGTgtctgtgggacacagggacatgtcACATCAGGAATGCAGAAATAGAGGACAGGGCATCCCATGGCAAAGCTCCTTGGGGTCATGTCACTCCAtggatggggttttggggacacaGAGAACTTGTCACCCTATAGACAGGATCTCGGGGGACAGGGGAGACATGCCACCTCGTGGCCAGAGTCCTGGAGGACATACTCCATGACTAGCCTCCTTGAGACATGCCCACCCCATGACTGGAGTCCTGGGAGTCATGTCACTCCTGGGATGAGGACACAGGGgacatcccatcccattccacagGTGTGTTCTCAGGGGTTCTGGCCCTCTATAGGTGGGGTCCTGGGGtcccagggatgtccctccAGTGTTCTCCCACTGCTGGCCCCACTCACCAGTGAACTTCAGGTCCGGGTGCAGCTCATCCTCGAACTGTTTCCCGTAGATGGAGGCACCACCACGGCctgcaggaggatttgggggtcAGCAGGAACCCCTGGCACCAGGGCGGGTCCCAGGAAGATTTCAGAGGCCTGTGCTCACCAGTACCCGTGGGGTCCCCTCCCTGCACCATGAAGTCCTTGATGATGCGGTGGAACTTGGTGCCATTGTAGTACCCACGGCGGCTCAGCTCAGCAAAGTTCTTGCAGGTGCGGGGGGCATGTTGCCAGTACAGTTCCAGCACAATTGGGCCCATCCTGGGATGggaacacagggaatgggaacgggaaaGGCATCAGAAACAGGGAAGTAATCCCCACATCCCAAAGTGGTACCCACATCCCCAGCTTCAGATCAAAGCCAGGGGTTGTGTTgccagtgcagctccagcaccagcaggctCATTCTGTGAATGGaaacagcaggaatgggaatgggaatgggaactggAGACAGGGTCATCACACTGTGATTCCCACACCCAGTTTCAGACCAGAGCTATGGGCTTTTTCTGCCAGTACAGCTCCAGCACTGGAGAGCCCATCCTGAGAACGGGAAAACCAAGAACAGGAATGACACTGAGAATGGGGAACAGCAccaggaatgggaacaggagATGGGGTGGGTCACCCTGCTGTGAACTCTTCCACCTATAGGGTCAATtcttgcagctgcagggcagggtcaTCCCACTGTGACCCCCAACCCCGGTTTAAGACCAAAGTCAGGGGGCTGTGCTGTTAGTACAGCTCCAGCACCAAGCACGCCCATCCAGGGAATGGGAAATAGGAatactgggaatgggaatgggaacaagAACAGGACGGGTAACAGGAAACACCTCAACGTGATCCCCCACTCCCCCCTCATATCCCCCAGGGTcagtcagggacagggaccacAGGGGTGAGAGAGGATGGGGGGCAATGGGACACCAGGAGGACATGGATGGCTCTTGGTAACAGGGGAAATAAGCAGGACTGCCTGGTTCTGTGCAGTATCGGGAGACACTGGGGCTAACAGGATACCACGGGATCACTGGGATCTGCCTGGTACCGAAGGGCCTGGGGGTTACGAACACCAGGGGGGACACCGAGGGAACCAGGGGCCCTCTAGTATCGGGGCGGAAACCAGGACTGGTTCATACTGGGGGATAACGGAGCTGTCCCGTTCTGGAGACACTGGGAGTTTCTTAGCACCTGTGGAGTTCAGGGTCTGCCTGATACCGGGGGCTCACGGACACCGGGGACTGCCCCGTACCGGGAGGATCAGGGACTCAAGAACACCGGGGCTGTACGGAAGCCGGGGAGAGAGGGAGCGGACACCGATTTACCGCCAGTGCCGCGGAAGGGGGCGGGACAAGGGGTGGGCAGGGCCTCCCGTGCCGGTACCGGTGCCGGTACCGGGGCGATGCCCCGCCCCTTACGTGGTCTCCATGGAAACGGTGGGGGGCTGCCAGGAGTCGGGCGGGACGGCGGCCATGCTGCGGAGGAACCGATGGCGGAACGACCCTCAGGCGCCGCGCTTCCGGGCCACACCCCCAGCTGTTGGGGGCGGGGCGTGGGGAGGGTAAGAGCCAATCATCGAGACGAAAGGCGAGGAGACTGGCCAATCAGGATGCACACTTAAAGGGAGCAGGCCAATCGGAACCCGGGGCGGGCGCGCCGCGTTTGAGCCGCAAGGGGAGGGGGAATTCGAACGAGACCACGCCCCTTTCGTTAGGCCACGCCTCCTCGGCGCGCGCGACGAGCGGGAGCCGGGGGCGGTGAGGTGGCGGGGGAGAGGGGGGACGAGGGCAGACCGAGACccccggggagaggggaaaCCGGCGGGGAGATCGGGTGGGCCGCGGAGCGCCGGGTAAACCACCCCATGCGGAGATGGGGAGACGTGGGGTcggggtgaggggctgggaccCCCTGGTAGGGGCTGAggacccccagggctgggactgtGGCCCCCGGTGGGGGCTGGGACCTTctcagtgtggggctggggtcaCCAAGGGATTGGGGTGCGCGGCTGGGACTCGTCGGTGGGGCTGGAACCCTCTTAGTCTGGAGTTGGGACCCCCCAGTGTGGGACTGGGatctcctgggctggggctgagtggCTAGGGGATTCCACAGGTGTGGGGGAGGGATCGCCCCATTATGGGGCTGAGACCCCACAGTGTGCGGCTGGGAGGCCTaggagtgggaatgggatcccCAGGGTCGGAGTTTGGGTCTGAGACCTCCGCCGGTATGGGAGCTGGGAGGCCTAGGAATGTGGATGGGCCTCCCTCGGGATCGAGACGCAGAGCTGGGACCCctcagtgtggggctggggtcccTGAGGGACTGGGGGTGAAGGGCTGGGATCTCTAGGTACAGGAATGGGGTCCTCTTGCATGGGGATGGGACCCCCTGAGGATCAAGATGTGGGGCTGGGGATCCTCCGGAATCggggtgtggggctgggggtcccccGGGATCGGAGTGtgggtgtggggctgggacCCTCTGGGTGTGGAACTGGGGCTCCCCTGGGTGTGGGGCTGCGACCTCCCAGCGGGGTTGGGCCCACTCAGTGTTGGGCTGGGGTCCCCGATAGGGACTGGGAACCACCATTGTGGCACTGGGGACTCACACGGATCAGGGTGCGGGGCTGGGACTTCCCATCGTGGCACTGAGGACAcccgggctgggggtgctggctgtGGGTTTCCCGGGCAGGGGTCGCCAGTGTCACCCCCGCCTACTGGCGCTGGCGgagccatccctgtccccatcccggtGGCACCGAGCCCAGCGGTGCCTGGCACTGGCCGTGTCATCCGCGC
The genomic region above belongs to Molothrus ater isolate BHLD 08-10-18 breed brown headed cowbird chromosome 25, BPBGC_Mater_1.1, whole genome shotgun sequence and contains:
- the LOC118696256 gene encoding copine-5-like isoform X3, producing the protein MLCTLCRCVCAPQRVRHALHANPCPGAHLAAHTLPPTLSQQGTTCGCAPQCVLWGTSYCTTGTHSHRHSQVLTLTFTLTFTHTHTHTHTHTHTHTHTYSHTHSSLPPRQLLDRDTFSKSDPICVLYTQRPGSHQWREFGRTEVIDNSLNPDFLHKFVLDYCFEERQNLRFDLYDVDSKSPDLSKHDFLGQAFCTLGEIVGSAGSRLEKPLTMGTATMHSRGRRPVPAASHVGIPGKKCGTIILLAEELGNCRDVATLQFCANKLDKKDFFGKSDPFMVFYRSNEDGTFTICHKTEVVRNTLNPVWAAFAIPVRALCNGDHDRAIKVEVYDWDRDGSHDFIGEFTTSYRELARGQSHFNVYEVVNPRKKMKKKKYLNSGTVTLLSFTVEAEHTFLDYIRGGTQLNFTVAIDFTASNGNPSQPTSLHYLSPFQLNAYSLALRAVGDIIQDYDSDKMFPALGFGAKVPPDGHVSHEFPLNGDASNPACHGIAGVLEAYQRSLRHVQLYGPTNFAPVVNHVARSAATVLDGSQYFVLLIITDGVISDMAQTKEAIVNAAKLPMSIIIVGVGQAEFDGAETHSVSLQEPGSTVELFPELLLIPMGSS
- the LOC118696256 gene encoding copine-8-like isoform X2, translating into MLCTLCRCVCAPQRVRHALHANPCPGAHLAAHTLPPTLSQQGTTCGCAPQCVLWGTSYCTTGTHSHRHSQVLTLTFTLTFTHTHTHTHTHTHTHTHTYSHTHSSLPPRQLLDRDTFSKSDPICVLYTQRPGSHQWREFGRTEVIDNSLNPDFLHKFVLDYCFEERQNLRFDLYDVDSKSPDLSKHDFLGQAFCTLGEIVGSAGSRLEKPLTGIPGKKCGTIILLAEELGNCRDVATLQFCANKLDKKDFFGKSDPFMVFYRSNEDGTFTICHKTEVVRNTLNPVWAAFAIPVRALCNGDHDRAIKVEVYDWDRDGSHDFIGEFTTSYRELARGQSHFNVYEVVNPRKKMKKKKYLNSGTVTLLSFTVEAEHTFLDYIRGGTQLNFTVAIDFTASNGNPSQPTSLHYLSPFQLNAYSLALRAVGDIIQDYDSDKMFPALGFGAKVPPDGHVSHEFPLNGDASNPACHGIAGVLEAYQRSLRHVQLYGPTNFAPVVNHVARSAATVLDGSQYFVLLIITDGVISDMAQTKEAIVNAAKLPMSIIIVGVGQAEFDAMVELDGDDIRISSRGKVAERDIVQFVPFRDYMTGGPGAGLSMAGLAREVLAEIPDQLLSYMKARGIKPHPHPSHVP
- the LOC118696256 gene encoding copine-5-like isoform X1, whose product is MLCTLCRCVCAPQRVRHALHANPCPGAHLAAHTLPPTLSQQGTTCGCAPQCVLWGTSYCTTGTHSHRHSQVLTLTFTLTFTHTHTHTHTHTHTHTHTYSHTHSSLPPRQLLDRDTFSKSDPICVLYTQRPGSHQWREFGRTEVIDNSLNPDFLHKFVLDYCFEERQNLRFDLYDVDSKSPDLSKHDFLGQAFCTLGEIVGSAGSRLEKPLTMGTATMHSRGRRPVPAASHVGIPGKKCGTIILLAEELGNCRDVATLQFCANKLDKKDFFGKSDPFMVFYRSNEDGTFTICHKTEVVRNTLNPVWAAFAIPVRALCNGDHDRAIKVEVYDWDRDGSHDFIGEFTTSYRELARGQSHFNVYEVVNPRKKMKKKKYLNSGTVTLLSFTVEAEHTFLDYIRGGTQLNFTVAIDFTASNGNPSQPTSLHYLSPFQLNAYSLALRAVGDIIQDYDSDKMFPALGFGAKVPPDGHVSHEFPLNGDASNPACHGIAGVLEAYQRSLRHVQLYGPTNFAPVVNHVARSAATVLDGSQYFVLLIITDGVISDMAQTKEAIVNAAKLPMSIIIVGVGQAEFDAMVELDGDDIRISSRGKVAERDIVQFVPFRDYMTGGPGAGLSMAGLAREVLAEIPDQLLSYMKARGIKPHPHPSHVP
- the PPIL1 gene encoding peptidyl-prolyl cis-trans isomerase-like 1, with protein sequence MAAVPPDSWQPPTVSMETTMGPIVLELYWQHAPRTCKNFAELSRRGYYNGTKFHRIIKDFMVQGGDPTGTGRGGASIYGKQFEDELHPDLKFTGAGILAMANAGPDTNGSQFFLTLGPAQWLDGKHSIFGRVCQGMGVLGRLAMVETNSQDRPLDDVKVIKAYPSG